The Sagittula stellata E-37 sequence TTTGGCGCTTGCCCGGTGGCAAAGCCGTGCTTACCCTTCGTTCCATTGCAGAACAGGATATTTTCCGATGTTCAGAGTTTCGAACGACCAGATGCAGGGCTTTGCCGATATGGCGCGCAGGGCCGAGCACGGGCGCCTGATGCGGCGCCTGCGGGAAGAGCAGCCCGAACTGACCCTGCGCATGGGGCCGGGCGGCGCCGACGAGCTTGTCACCCATATCGTGGCGCGTGCCCGGGCCTTCGGCTTCGAGGACCCGCGCGCCATGGACTTCTGTCTCGACGCGGTGCTGGTGCTCGGGCTGGAGTTCGACCGCGACCGGCGGGTGCCCTGGGCGGGTGCCAACCTTGCGGCGGAGGAACTGGCGCTGCCGCGGCGGCTGACCAACCTGCGGACCGGGCTGGACCGCTACGAGACGGCGGTCATGGCCGCACGGCCTGCCGCCTGCACGCGTCTGGCGGCGCTGGAGCCGGGGGCGCTGCCCGATGCGACGCAGGACGCCGATGCCTTCTGGCGGCTGGTCGCGGAGATGTGGCCGGAACTCTATGCCAAGCAGAACAAGCTGTACCTGAACGGGCTTTTGCGGGCGGCGAACGCGGTCGCGGAGCATTATCGCACCGGGCCGCAGGGCGTCGCGCCTGCCTGCCTTGCGCAACTGTTCATGGGGGTGGGCTGTTTCGCCGATCCGCAGTGGCGGCACGTCCTGTCCGCCGTGCTGGAGGTCAGCCGTGTGGAGCGCGCGGCGAAGATGTTCGAAGTGACGCGGCGCTGGGCCGCCTCGGTCGCGGGCTGAGGGGGCGGGACGATGCTTGCATTGCTTGCCATCTGCGCCGTCCTTCAGGAGGTCAAGCGCCGCGAGTTGATGGCGCGCATCAAGAACGGCGAGTCCTCGATCACCGTCAGCGGCAGCGACGAGTTCAAGGAAAAGGCCTATGCCTCGCTGGAGAAGCTGTCGAAGACGCCGACCGGACTGGGTTTGCTGCTGGAGCTTGAGAAGACCGGCAAGTCGGTGGAGATCGTCGAGACCGCCGGCGGCAACAGCGAGAACCCGGCCAGCATGGCGGATGGCACCTATGACCGGGTGAACGATCAGCCGGGGCCGGGCACGACCAGCGTGGTGAAGTTCAACCCCGAGAAGAAGCAGATCAAGGACGGGTCGGAGGGCTGGCACAATCGCGACCCCGCCGTTGCCCTCGGGCACGAGCTGATCCACAGTCTGCACGACGCGAACGGCACCAACGACGGGCGCAACCCCTTGCCCTACGAGGATCTGAACGGCGACAACCGCACCGCTCCGGGCTATGAGCATCAGGCGGTCGGGCTGGGCGATTACGAAGACGACCCGTTCACCGAGAACAAGATCCGCGAAGAGATGGGCGAAGAGAAGCGTCCCTTCTACTGATAGACACGCACGAGGCCGAGATGATCGAACTGAACCGAGTGGAGGTGGCGCAGGATGCGCTTCGGGTCGACTACCGGGTGACGAACCCGGACGACAGTCCGATCTACCTCTTCGACCTGTTCTGGACGGTGGCGGAGAAGGGGTTCACCCTGCTGCCGGACGAAAGCTACAGGTTCTTCGATGGCGACACGCTGGTCTTGCAGCGCGCGGTTCAGCCGATGCCGCCGGGCATGCGTCTGGAAGAGCCGGAAACGCCCTATGCCTCTCGGGTGGAGACCGGGGAGACGGCAGAGCGCAGCATCGTCCTGCCCTTGCCCGTCGCCCGGTTCACCGCCTACGGCGGCCCGGTGACGCCGGGCGAGCATGTGGGCACGCCCGCGCGGCTGGTGCTGAGCCTCGGCTACGTGCGGCGGTCGGATATCCTTGACGGGTGGGCGGTCATCACGCCGAAGCCGAAGCTGGGCGAGGGTATCTTTGCACCGGACGCGGGGATGGCGCTGGAGTTGCAGCGCAGTTTCGAGGCGGAGTTGCCGGTGCCCGAAGGGTTGACCGGATACCTCGACCAGTGACCGTACGCCAGTGATGCCTGGCCGATGCCCGGCAAGCGATCCGTGTGGCGCTTGATGCGGGCGCGGCGGCGTCCTGCTGGCCAACGTGAAACGGCGCCCACCGGGGAGGGCGCCGTCTTGAATGGCTCGGGATGCTTCCGGACTGCGCGGTCCCGGCGCTGTCAGACCTGTTCGACGTCGACGCCGTCCTGCGCATAAAAGGCGAGGTGGTCCTTGATCTGCGCCACCTCGTCCTTCGGGTTCTCGTAGGACCAGACCGCGTTTTGGTAGGTGCGGCTCTTGGACATGATGGAGAAATAGGACGCCTCGCCCTTGTGGGGGCAGGTGGTCTTGTGGTCGGTGGCGTCGAGGAAGGCCATGCCGATGTCCTCGCGCGGGAAGTAGATCACCGGCGGCAGATCGCCTTCGCGAAGTTCCAGCGCGCGGGAGCTTTCGCCGAGGACGGCCCCGCCGGCGCGCACCACCCACGTGCCCACGGCGGGCGCGATCGTTATGGGCGTGGTCATTTCTGTCTTCCCCCTGTCTCTCGATTTTCCGATTGTCGTTTTCTTAGGTCATCGTCCGTGCCCGTTCCTTGGCACGACGATTGTAACATAGACATGTCAGAGCGGTTGGCACGCAAGCTCTAACCAGTCACCTGCGGCATCATCTACATGCGGGCGCAGTGTGTCCAGCACCCGGGCGTGATAGCCGTCGAGCCATTGCCGTTCGGCCTCGGACAGCAGATCCGTGTCGATCAGGCGACGGTCGATGGGCACCAGGGTCAGCGTCTCGAAGCGGTACATCTGCGGGATGGTCTGGCCTGGGCGTTCGGGGGCCTCCTCCACCACGATGAGGTTCTCGATCCGGATGCCGAAGGCACCTTCGCGGTAGAAGCCCGGCTCGTTCGACAGGATCATGCCGGGTTGGAAAGCCACGGTGCCGGTGCGCGCGATGCGGGCCGGTCCTTCGTGCACGCACAGATAGGAGCCGACGCCGTGGCCGGTGCCGTGACCATAGTCGAGCCCGGCCTCCCACAACGCCACGCGGGCCAGCACGTCGATGTCGCGGCCCGCCATGCCCTTCGGGAAACGCAGGCGCGAGAGCGCGATCATGCCCTTCAGGACGCGGGTGAACGCCTCCCTGTGCTCGGCGGTGGGTTTGCCGATGGGGATGGTGCGGGTGATATCGGTGGTGCCGTCGACGTATTGCCCACCGGAATCGACCAGCAGGAGGTGCCCGTCCTCCACCGTGCGGTCGGTCTTTTCGGTCACGCGGTAGTGCACGATGGCGCCGTTCGGGCCGGTCCCGGCGATGGTGTCGAAGGAGATGTCGCGGAGCGCGTTGGTGGCGGCGCGCTCGGCCTCCAGCTTCTTGACGACGGCGATCTCGGTCAGCGACCCGGGGGCCTGTGCATCGAGCCAGGCGAGGAACCGCACCATGGCGCAGGCGTCGCGCAGGTGGGCGGCGCGGGTGCCGTCGAGTTCCGCCGCGTTCTTGCAGGCCTTGGGCAGGATGCAGGGGTCTTCGCCCTCCACGGGCTGCGCCAGCGCTTCGTGCACCGCGACGGGGCAGGAGGCAGGGTCGATGCGCACCATACCCTCGCGGGCTTTCAGCGCCGGGATGAATGCGTCGGGCGCGTGGGTGCGGACCGAAGGTCCGAGGTGGTCGCCGAGATCGGTCAGCTTTTCGGGGGCGATGAACAGGTCGACGGTGGCATCGGCGTTCAGCAGGGCAAAGCCGTGCGGCACCGGGTTCTTCGGAATGTCCGAGCCGCGGATGTTCAGCAGCCACGCAAGGCTGTCCGGCAGGGTGATCACGGCGGCCTCCACCGGGGCGAGCGTCTTCGACAGGCGGGCGATCTTGTCCTCATGCGCTTCGCCTGCCAGTTCCAGCGGCTGGGCAAAGACGGCGCCCATCGGCGGCGCGGGCTGATCCTCCCACAGGCGGTCGATCAGGTTCTCCATCGGCACGAGCGTGAGCTTCGGGAGCTTTTCGGCAAGGCGGCGGCGCTCGGCCACGGTCAGCAGCCACGGATCGTAGGCCAGGCGGCCTTCGGGCAGCGCCTCGGCCAGCCAGTCGGCCAGCGAAGTGCCCGGCCAGTCGACCTTTTCGAAGACGGTGTCGGTCTGCGCCTTGACCTGAACGGTGTAGCGGCTGTCGGTGAAGATCGCGGCGCGGTCGGTCAGGGCGATGGCCCAGCCCGCCGAGCCGGTGAAGCCGGTAAGCCATGCCAGCCGGTCGTCGTGCGGCGCGACGTATTCGCCCTGGTGCGCGTCGGAGCGGGGCACCAGCACGCCGTCGACGCCTTCGGTCCGCATGAGGTCCTGAAGGGCGGACAGGCGGGCAGGCCCCTGGTCGGGAGAGGCGGTT is a genomic window containing:
- a CDS encoding M91 family zinc metallopeptidase is translated as MLALLAICAVLQEVKRRELMARIKNGESSITVSGSDEFKEKAYASLEKLSKTPTGLGLLLELEKTGKSVEIVETAGGNSENPASMADGTYDRVNDQPGPGTTSVVKFNPEKKQIKDGSEGWHNRDPAVALGHELIHSLHDANGTNDGRNPLPYEDLNGDNRTAPGYEHQAVGLGDYEDDPFTENKIREEMGEEKRPFY
- a CDS encoding DUF427 domain-containing protein: MTTPITIAPAVGTWVVRAGGAVLGESSRALELREGDLPPVIYFPREDIGMAFLDATDHKTTCPHKGEASYFSIMSKSRTYQNAVWSYENPKDEVAQIKDHLAFYAQDGVDVEQV
- a CDS encoding aminopeptidase P family protein, whose protein sequence is MFQTFTETASPDQGPARLSALQDLMRTEGVDGVLVPRSDAHQGEYVAPHDDRLAWLTGFTGSAGWAIALTDRAAIFTDSRYTVQVKAQTDTVFEKVDWPGTSLADWLAEALPEGRLAYDPWLLTVAERRRLAEKLPKLTLVPMENLIDRLWEDQPAPPMGAVFAQPLELAGEAHEDKIARLSKTLAPVEAAVITLPDSLAWLLNIRGSDIPKNPVPHGFALLNADATVDLFIAPEKLTDLGDHLGPSVRTHAPDAFIPALKAREGMVRIDPASCPVAVHEALAQPVEGEDPCILPKACKNAAELDGTRAAHLRDACAMVRFLAWLDAQAPGSLTEIAVVKKLEAERAATNALRDISFDTIAGTGPNGAIVHYRVTEKTDRTVEDGHLLLVDSGGQYVDGTTDITRTIPIGKPTAEHREAFTRVLKGMIALSRLRFPKGMAGRDIDVLARVALWEAGLDYGHGTGHGVGSYLCVHEGPARIARTGTVAFQPGMILSNEPGFYREGAFGIRIENLIVVEEAPERPGQTIPQMYRFETLTLVPIDRRLIDTDLLSEAERQWLDGYHARVLDTLRPHVDDAAGDWLELACQPL